The following proteins are co-located in the Oncorhynchus gorbuscha isolate QuinsamMale2020 ecotype Even-year linkage group LG22, OgorEven_v1.0, whole genome shotgun sequence genome:
- the LOC124009578 gene encoding mucin-12-like isoform X2: protein MDLNQSNIVVLNVAQEELHLSAKMASRSTPHFKPPLTIIIPYGLKSWLECLCRAIFIEGPRQIPEFIAAYCVELLEFRERNPLMDTKDVTHLYQEIREANYVKDWIVCPVPQAAIDCCLPEETLSVSQRTNPRSFKVPSSKPMGEPDKQVQTLSSLPGETHHRTHPGDGPQSSPTDLGGQPSPAVEEEAQARPGSAVQSFVFQRAPSLDSLLEANHSQVLISAPTDDVIVAHSANLQETIVFRSNSRPYSGVSPRGSLTKIPSVGEVVKIGVNDTTEVMSDVVVFHQVPSLENLPCTPSALSNASLAVEETVDQLVRSREFLLENVVSGSPSIKMVASAAALQQANTEKVSSSEIVGVGAARRVSSVRMPSREESVGRTTETPKRYTSPQISLLSAHSAEYLKATYKPSTPSLARVTSAPCGEREAAATISPKSSLVRVSSVSTGERAAEPACKEVFSNVEETYTLPSTEDLLVSSTASVGRISPGVSAIFSKSVLSGRAFSEPEIVGAAHRGSLVRITSRQEGVGRRPDTLGDVHLSGVSPEAYFVSVSPVMFEEEDCCVIATHSALVKKAVKLAHSENISPTTSPSIDLAWEELLQTSASDLDKVALEAFEIVNQKLQCLGIEISELASNPVAVSQSLNTLSYQDLSHSLSAVEEFSTASARRSEGDISERETAEGEAISVREITPAVSTRCSASNVSERVPFEKVVLGAAVPSLEELSESPTALAFVGEASPAVSANDVLERAPSETAVVGAELLERHTTPKVPPQTSFVSAYSGGLMNATNVSPKSSLARIPSGYISEGVSPAVSAICPASDLPERASSETAVMDTAPRVIHSTPSMDELLVLPTSVDGFSPAVSSRSSRDLVDAAQSVSSVRIPSREESVGRTAETPERHTSPRVSPQTFSESATGLSSKPEPHLSDSLTESGSLQVIFNMEETYTTPSMGEISISASTGERAAESASREPLYMGETYKPPSMADLPGSPAAVGGISPAVSGRCSQSDMAEEAPSETAGGSHTSSRVPPKVPPQTSWSSATGLASESSLARVPSVSLSDGAKVPAQIDKTLSMEELLASPLYSQWAMSPAGSERVSSVRIPSREESVGRTAETPERYTSPGASPRVSPQTSLVSAHVVKSLSGTDISQQSSLPRIPSAPSIDRYTSPRVSQRVSPQTSLARIPSASSMEELLLSPSASVGRVSTAVSRRSLRSSLSERDPSETVIRYSESILSGRALSKTEVVDAAQRVSPVRIPSREESVERIPETCTSPRVSPRISPRDSPQSSLARIQSAPSMEEPLVSQSAAVGRVSPARSGVSLVMSLGISAANVVGPVCFKDVSQIMPTKTPENQGSASSVRIPSREESVGRTAETPERHTSPRVSPRTSPRVFPRTSRTSAHDGEFLSGTDISPQSSLPRIPSEPSIDRHTFPKVSQRVSSQSSPARHPSAPSMEELLLSPSASVGIISPAVSRTSSETAPSETVIRYFESDLSGRAFSETELVDAAQRVSTVRIPSREESVGRTPEKPERHTSPRVSPITSARVSPRFSPETSLLSAQVGESLSGTDIAPQSSLPGIPSAASIEELQMCLTASVERISPAVSRSSRSSLLESASSEKATIKTVYREESVERTAETTESHTTQHVSFRAPLATSKTRVLSDVAVLYRPSIAEGLCLEVLDTESDQLKTPMSAIAPSHTAAMETAQDTVRIPSRMESARREAETQTYFASGLLDNSTQVSGTSVRLHEEVTAHPTEVQQGTLQLGVSLGVSLANMVGPQNTQSQSVQTGPDYHGPPSHSVPIGAGRVTPDAQPAFEDFTNQVWTLYHLDNETEEGTLSTNTISQPPFNGSAFIRNFGSRHVLLAERSPSPQQSDPQSWCGRPRQQPQPPPFPMYPRRAFTPRSQSSTRRPPPQHPTILNLEISIPNYFLFLDGNQVSLSQSARSVPASMFSRSRSAVVRTDDPPGYLSFSVPMEMVSGGSGQDGQAQFLQVISDEGNTVYSPALIHIVTSEHTEKEDQEESRRWPTSAPCNW from the exons ATGGATTTGAATCAATCCAATATTGTCGTCCTCAATGTGGCTCAAGAGGAGTTACACCTATCTGCAAAG ATGGCTTCCAGGAGTACGCCACACTTCAAGCCCCCGTTGACCATCATCATCCCATACGGGCTGAAGAGTTGGCTAGAATGTCTTTGCAGAGCCATATTCATTGAGGGACCAAGGCAGATACCGGAATTTATTGCCGCCTATTGCGTTGAGCTGCTCGAATTTAGAGAAC GCAATCCTTTGATGGATACCAAGGATGTTACACATCTGTACCAGGAGATACGGG AGGCAAATTACGTCAAAGACTGGATAGTATGCCCAGTGCCACAAGCTGCCATAGACTGCTGCCTGCCTGAGGAGACCCTGTCAGTCAGCCAGAGGACCAATCCAAGGTCGTTCAAGGTCCCCTCCAGCAAGCCCATGGGTGAGCCAGATAAGCAGGTTCAGACTCTGAGCAGCCTCCCTGGAGAAACCCACCATAGAACCCACCCTGGAGATGGACCTCAGTCCAGCCCAACCGACCTTGGAGGTCAACCCAGCCCAGCTGTGGAAGAGGAGGCCCAGGCCCGGCCAGGCTCTGCTGTGCAGTCATTCGTGTTCCAGAGAGCTCCATCATTGGACAGTCTACTCGAGGCCAACCACTCTCAAGTCTTGATCAGCGCTCCAACCGATGACGTCATCGTCGCCCACTCTGCGAACCTTCAGGAGACCATTGTCTTCCGAAGCAACAGTCGTCCATATTCAGGTGTATCTCCCCGAGGTAGTTTGACTAAGATTCCTTCAGTTGGTGAGGTTGTTAAGATCGGGGTGAATGACACAACCGAGGTGATGTCTGATGTGGTGGTGTTCCACCAAGTGCCCTCATTGGAGAACCTGCCCTGCACGCCGTCTGCCTTGAGTAATGCCTCTTTAGCTGTTGAGGAAACAGTGGATCAGTTGGTGAGAAGCAGAGAATTCTTACTGGAGAATGTGGTGTCTGGCTCGCCGTCCATTAAGATGGTGGCTTCAGCTGCAGCTTTGCAGCAGGCAAACACAGAGAAAGTATCCTCCTCAGAGATAGTGGGAGTCGGGGCAGCACGGAGAGTGTCCTCAGTCAGGATGcccagtagagaggagagtgtggggAGAACAACAGAGACACCAAAGAGATACACATCTCCACAAATATCTCTTCTGTCAG CTCATTCTGCTGAATATCTGAAGGCTACATACAAGCCATCCACCCCCAGCCTTGCCAGGGTTACCTCTGCACCttgtggtgagagagaggcagcagcAACTATTTCGCCTAAATCCAGTCTGGTCAGGGTTTCCTCTGTCTCTACTGGTGAGAGAGCAGCAGAACCAGCCTGCAAAGAAGTCTTCTCTAATGTGGAAGAGACTTACACATTACCATCAACAGAGGACCTACTGGTGTCTTCAACTGCTTCAGTTGGTAGAATTTCACCAGGGGTGTCTGCAATATTTTCCAAAAGTGTTTTATCAGGAAGAGCTTTCTCTGAACCAGAAATAGTTGGTGCAGCACACAGAGGGTCCTTAGTCAGGATAACCAGCAGACAGGAGGGTGTGGGGAGAAGACCAGATACTCTGGGAGATGTGCATCTCTCTGGTGTATCTCCAGAAGCATATTTTGTGTCAG TCTCTCCAGTGATGTTTGAAGAAGAGGACTGTTGTGTAATCGCCACTCACTCTGCTTTAGTGAAGAAAGCAGTCAAATTGGCCCACTCAGAAAATATCTCTCCTACTACTTCACCCAGCATAGACCTGGCCTGGGAGGAGCTTCTGCAGACATCAGCATCCGACCTGGATAAAGTAGCCCTCGAGGCTTTCGAGATTGTCAACCAAAAATTACAATGCTTAGGGATAGAAATATCTGAATTGGCATCCAACCCTGTGGCTGTGTCTCAGTCCCTTAACACTCTCTCTTATCAGGATCTCTCTCACTCGCTTTCAGCCGTGGAGGAATTCTCTACTGCCTCAGCAAGACGCTCAGAAGGTGACATCTCTGaaagagaaacagcagagggagaagcCATCTCTGTTAGGGAGATTACACCAGCAGTGTCAACAAGGTGTTCTGCCAGTAATGTATCAGAAAGAGTTCCCTTTGAAAAAGTAGTTTTGGGAGCAGCAGTACCATCATTGGAGGAGCTATCAGAGTCACCAACAGCACTTGCCTTTGTGGGTGAGGCTTCACCAGCAGTGTCTGCCAATGATGTATTAGAAAGAGCTCCATCTGAAACTGCAGTAGTGGGAGCAGAGCTACTAGAGAGACACACAACTCCAAAAGTCCCTCCTCAAACATCATTTGTGTCAG cttaTTCTGGTGGATTGATGAATGCTACAAACGTGTCACCTAAATCCAGCCTGGCCAGGATTCCCTCTGGATATATCAGTGAAGGTGTGTCACCAGCAGTGTCTGCAATATGTCCTGCTAGTGACTTGCCAGAAAGAGCTTCCTCTGAAACAGCAGTAATGGACACAGCGCCCAGAGTGATCCACTCTACACCATCAATGGATGAGCTACTGGTTTTACCAACTTCTGTTGATGGGTTTTCACCAGCAGTGTCTTCAAGATCTTCAAGAG ATCTAGTTGATGCAGCACAAAGCGTGTCCTCAGTCAGGATAcccagtagagaggagagtgtggggAGAACAGCAGAGACACCAGAGAGACACACATCTCCCAGAGTTTCCCCACAGACATTTTCAGAGTCGG CTACAGGCTTGTCATCTAAGCCAGAGCCCCATCTGAGTGATTCTCTAACAGAGTCAGGATCTTTGCAAGTCATCTTTAATATGGAGGAGACGTATACAACACCATCTATGGGGGAGATTTCTATTTCTGCCTCCACTGGTGAAAGAGCAGCAGAATCAGCTTCTAGAGAACCGTTGTATATGGGTGAGACATATAAACCACCATCAATGGCAGACCTACCAGGGTCTCCAGCTGCTGTTGGAGGCATTTCACCAGCAGTGTCTGGTAGATGTTCACAAAGTGACATGGCAGAAGAAGCTCCCTCGGAAACAGCAGGAGGCAGTCACACATCTTCCAGAGTACCTCCTAAAGTTCCTCCACAAACATCCTGGAGCTCAG CTACAGGCTTGGCATCTGAGTCCAGTTTGGCCAGGGTTCCCTCTGTGTCTCTTAGTGATGGTGCAAAAGTACCAGCTCAGATAGACAAAACACTGTCAATGGAGGAGCTACTGGCGTCTCCATTGTACTCTCAGTGGGCAATGTCACCAGCCGGTTCTGAAAGAGTGTCCTCCGTCAGGATAcccagtagagaggagagtgtggggAGAACAGCAGAGACACCAGAGAGATACACATCTCCTGGAGCTTCTCCAAGAGTTTCTCCACAAACCTCTCTTGTATCAG CTCATGTTGTTAAATCTCTGTCTGGTACAGACATTTCTCAACAATCCAGTCTGCCTAGGATTCCCTCTGCACCATCAATAGACAGATACACATCTCCCAGAGTTTCTCAAAGAGTTTCTCCACAAACCAGTCTGGCCAGGATTCCCTCTGCATCATCAATGGAGGAGCTACTGTTGTCTCCCTCTGCTTCTGTTGGTAGAGTTTCTACAGCAGTTTCAAGAAGATCTTTAAGAAGTAGTTTGTCAGAAAGAGATCCTTCTGAAACAGTCATAAGGTATTCTGAAAGCATTTTATCAGGAAGAGCTCTCTCTAAAACAGAAGTAGTCGATGCAGCACAGAGAGTGTCCCCAGTCAGGATAcccagtagagaggagagtgtggagAGAATACCAGAGACATGCACATCTCCCAGAGTTTCTCCTAGAATTTCTCCCAGAGATTCTCCACAATCCAGTCTGGCCAGGATTCAATCTGCACCATCAATGGAGGAGCCACTGGTGTCTCAATCTGCTGCTGTTGGCAGAGTATCTCCAGCCAGGAGTGGAGTCTCTCTAGTAATGTCTCTAGGAATTTCTGCAGCTAATGTGGTTGGGCCAGTGTGTTTCAAAGATGTGTCACAGATTATGCCGACTAAAACACCAG AGAATCAGGGTTCGGCCTCCTCCGTCAGGATAcccagtagagaggagagtgtggggAGAACAGCAGAGACACCAGAGAGACACACATCTCCCAGAGTATCACCAAGAACTTCTCCAAGAGTTTTTCCACGAACCTCTCGTACATCGG CTCACGATGGTGAATTTCTGTCTGGTACAGACATTTCTCCACAATCCAGTCTGCCTAGGATTCCCTCTGAACCATcaatagacagacacacatttCCCAAAGTTTCTCAAAGAGTTTCTTCACAATCCAGTCCCGCCAGGCATCCCTCTGCACCATCAATGGAGGAGCTACTATTGTCTCCATCTGCTTCTGTTGGTATAATTTCACCAGCAGTTTCAAGAACATCTTCAGAAACAGCTCCTTCTGAAACTGTCATACGATATTTTGAAAGTGACTTATCAGGAAGAGCTTTCTCTGAAACAGAACTAGTTGATGCTGCACAGAGAGTGTCAACAGTCAGGATAcccagtagagaggagagtgtggggagaacaccagagaaaccagagagacaCACATCTCCCAGAGTTTCTCCTATAACTTCTGCAAGAGTTTCTCCAAGATTTTCTCCAGAAACATCTCTTCTATCAG CTCAAGTTGGTGAATCTCTGTCTGGTACAGACATTGCACCACAATCCAGTCTGCCCGGGATTCCATCTGCGGCATCAATAGAGGAGCTACAGATGTGTCTAACTGCTTCTGTTGAAAGAATTTCACCTGCAGTTTCAAGATCTTCAAGAAGTAGTTTGTTAGAAAGTGCTTCCTCTGAAAAGGCAACAATTAAAAcagtatacagagaagagagtgtgGAGAGAACAGCAGAAACAACAGAGAGTCACACAACTCAACACGTGTCTTTCAGAGCTCCTTTGGCAACATCTAAGACAAGAGTCCTTTCTGATGTGGCAGTTTTGTACAGACCATCCATTGCTGAAGGCCTTTGTCTTGAGGTCTTGGACACGGAGTCTGACCAGCTGAAAACACCAATGAGTGCCATAGCTCCCTCTCACACTGCAGCAATGGAAACAGCTCAGGATACAGTCAGGATACCCAGTAGAATGGAGAGTGCAAGGAGAGAAGCAGAAACACAAACATATTTTGCATCAG GATTATTGGACAACAGTACACAAGTTTCAGGAACTTCAGTCCGCCTTCATGAAGAGGTGACTGCCCACCCTACCGAAGTGCAGCAGGGGACCCTGCAACTTGGAGTTTCTCTAGGAGTTTCTCTAGCCAATATGGTTGGGcctcaaaacacacagtcacagagtgTACAGACTGGACCAG ATTATCATGGCCCGCCCTCACATAGCGTTCCTATTGGAGCAGGACGTGTCACTCCTGATGCTCAGCCTGCCTTCGAGGATTTTACCAATCAGGTCTGGACACTATACCACTTGGACAATGAGACGGAGGAGGGCACACTGTCCACTAACACTATCTCCCAGCCTCCGTTCAATGGAAGTGCTTTCATTCGCAACTTTGGGTCTAGACATGTGTTACTGGCAGAGAGGTCCCCTTCCCCTCAGCAGTCTGACCCCCAGTCGTGGTGTGGCCGACCCAGACAACAGCCCCAGCCACCACCGTTCCCAATGTACCCAAGAAGGGCCTTCACACCCAGGTCACAGAGCTCAACCCGCCGCCCTCCACCCCAGCATCCGACTATCCTCAACCTGGAGATCAGCATCCCCAACTACTTCCTGTTCCTCGATGGCAACCAGGTGTCCCTGAGCCAGAGCGCTCGTAGTGTTCCGGCCTCAATGTTTTCCAGGTCGAGATCTGCTGTGGTCAGGACGGACGACCCCCCGGGGTACCTGTCCTTCTCCGTTCCAATGGAGATGGTGAGCGGAGGTTCCGGTCAGGACGGTCAGGCCCAGTTCCTGCAGGTCATCAGTGATGAAGGAAACACTGTTTACTCCCCCGCTCTCATACACATTGTCACCTctgaacacacagagaaagaggaccAGGAAGAATCCAGGAGGTGGCCAACTAGTGCCCCATGTAATTGGTAG